In the Thermodesulfobacteriota bacterium genome, AGGTGAAATCCCCATGATCGATTCGGGAGACCGCATGACGACCATCTTACGCAAACGGACCCTTCTGCTTCTTGGCATCATCCTCGCGCTCGCGGGGGCGATCTGGTTCGCCGCCCGCGGCTCCTCCTTCGCGCAGCCGAGGAAGTTCGAGAGGAAAGGGTGCCTCGACTGCCACAAGAAGTTCTCCGAGAAATATCTCCCCATGAAGGCGCTGCACCCCGGGATGAAGGAAGGGAAGTGCGAGGATTGCCACCTTCGGCACGGGATCGTCCCGAAACTCCTCCTGAAGAAGGACGGCAACGAATTGTGCTACTCGTGCCACTCGAAGGAGAAGTTGGGGCTGAACCAGCCGAAGGTGCACACGGTTCTGAAAACGGGAAAGTGTGCCTCCTGTCACAACCCGCACGGCTCCCAGGGTAGCCACCTGCTGAAGGCGGAAGGCCCGGAGGCCTGCTACCAGTGTCACAAGAAGGAGACCTATCAGAAGAAGGTGGTCCACGCGGTCCTGCAGAAGGACGGCTGCCGCGTATGCCACGCCCCCCACAGCTCCTCGCAGGCCGATCTTCTCGTCAAGGCGAAAACGCCTCTGTGCCTCTCCTGCCACGATCCGGGCAAAGGGTCCTTCAAGAAGGCGCACGGGAACTATCCGGTCGAATCGAAAACCTGCACGGGGTGTCACGACCCGCATTCCTCCTCCAAAGAGAAGCTGTTAATGACCAGCGCTCATGCGCCGGTCGCGGAAAAGGGCTGCGACTCCTGCCACCCGGCCCCCGATTCCAAGACCCCTTTCTCGACGACGGAGAAGGGCGGGAAGCTCTGCCTGCAGTGCCACGACGAGGCCGGACTGAAAGGCGGGGGCACGGTCCTGCACGCCCCCTTCAAGGGCGGGGAGTGCCTCTCCTGCCACGATCCGCACGCATCGACGAACACCGACCTGCTTTCCAGGGGCGGCAACGCCCTCTGCCTCGAGTGTCATTCGGAGCAGGGGAAGATGGTGGCGAAGGAGCACGCGGCGCTTACCAAGGGGAAGGGGTGCCTTTCCTGCCACAAGCCGCATGCCGCGGCCGTTAAAGGACTCCTCGCCGCGAAGGATGCGGATCTCTGCTACACCTGCCACGCCAAGGTCAAGGGGTCCCTCAAGGCGAAGAGGCAGCATCCGCCCTTCTCGGAGGGGGACTGCTCCTCCTGCCACAACCCCCACGGATCCGACCTCCCGGGGATTCTCAAGGACCGCGAGGACAAGGTGTGCTACACCTGCCACGCCGACGCGGCGTCCGGATTCGTGAAGAAGAGCATCCACCAGCCGGTCCTTTCGGGGAACTGCAGCGCATGCCACGACGCCCACGGCGCGGACGGCGGAAAGATCCTCAAGAAGTCCGGAGCGGCCCTTTGCGCCGAATGCCACAAGGACCTCATGAAGGAGACCCCCGGATCGATCGTGCACGACCCGTTCAAAGGCGGGGAATGCCGGTCGTGCCACGATTCCCACGCCTCCGATTTCGGGGGGATGCTCGTCGCGAAGCAGGACAAGGTCTGCTCCGAGTGCCATTCCGAGCTGAAGGAAGGCCTGAAGGGCGGCAAGAGCCGCCATGAACCGGTTTCGACGGGGGAGTGCACGAAGTGCCACAACCCCCATCAGGCCAAGCTAAAAGGTCTTCTGCTGGTCCAGGGGCCGGACCTGTGCCTATCCTGCCACAAGGGCCTGAAGGAGAAGATGCAGAAGGAGAAGACCCATTCCCCCGTCGGGCGCGACTGCCTGCGGTGCCACGGGCCCCATTTCACGGCGCAGGGGAACCTGCTGTCGAAACCTGCGCTCGCGCTCTGCTCCGAGTGCCACAACGTGAAGGACGCCGCGTTCGGAAAGGCTCACCTCGACATCGATCCGGCGGCGATGAACTGCACGGGCTGCCATACGCCTCATGCGTCGAAGGACCCGAAGTTCTTCAAGGAAAAAGTGCACGCTCCGTTCGCCGGGCGGTCCTGCGAGGACTGCCACCTCCCGGCGAAGCGATGACAGGGGAAAAACCATGACGCTTCGAACCAAGACCTCGCTGGTGCTTGTCGCGATCGTTTCCATGGCGGCGATATCGTCGGCCCACGCCCAGGACAAGTTCCGGCTGAAGCCCGGGGCCAAGGGGAAGGTTTGCCTGGAATGCCATGACGCCTTCAAGGAAAAGATGAAGCAGCCCTTTGTCCACACTCCCGTGAAGGCGGGTGACTGCTCCGACTGCCACAATCCCCACACTTCGGACCACGGGAAACTGCTCGCGGGGAACCCGAACCGGATCTGCTTCTCGTGTCACGACGGAATCGTTCCGGCAAACGCGCGCAGCGCGCACAAGGTGGCCGTGGAAGGCGACTGCGCGAAATGCCACGACCCGCATGCATCGAAAAACAGGAATAACCTCCTGGCGGCAGGCAACCAGCTCTGCTTCGGCTGTCACCAGGACATCGCAAAGCGGGTCGCGGGAGCGAAGTTCAAGCATAATCCCGTCGATAAAGGGTGCCTGAGCTGTCACTCGCCGCACGCCTCCGCATCCACTCCCGCGCTTCTAAAGACCGCCGTGCCGGGTATCTGCGTGGCGTGCCACAAGCCCGACGTTCCCGCGTTCGGCAAGGCGCACGCCGGGTATCCCGTGGCGAAGTCGGACTGCTCCTCCTGCCACGATCCCCACGGATCCGACAGCCGCGGGATCCTCTGGGGGAAGCCGCATCAGCCCGTCGCGAACAAGATGTGCGGCCAGTGTCACCCGGACGCCTCTTCCCCGGATGCGCTCAAGACCCGCAAGGCGGGACTGGACCTTTGCCGCGGATGCCACAACGACACGATGAACGAGATCCAGGGAAAGAAGCGGATCCACTGGCCCCTGGTGGACAAGGAGGCGTGCCGGAACTGCCATCGTCCGCACGCGTCCCCGGAGAAGGCGCTCCTGAAAGAACCGGAAAAGAAGTTGTGCGCCGAATGCCACCAGGACACGATGACGCAACTGGCGAGATCCGCGAACAAGCACAAGCCCGCCGCGGATGGGAAATGCACCGTTTGCCATCGTCCGCATTCGTCGAACCTGGTTTTCCTGCTCGACAACACGAGTCAGATCAACCTGTGCGGGACCTGCCACGACTGGCAGAAGCACTCCTCGCATCCGATCGGGGAGAAGGCGGTCGACCAGCGGAACCGGAACCTCACGATGGACTGCATCAGTTGCCACGCGCCTCACGGGTCGGACCAGAAGCGTTTCGCCTGGTACGACGTCAAGATGGAGCTTTGCGTGCAGTGCCACGAACAATTCAAGAGGTGAGCCAATGCGCATCGACATAGGAAAGCTGCTTTTCGCCACGTCGCTCATCGCCGCCGCGACCGGCCTTCACGCGGCGGAGACCGTCAAGTTCCGGCAGACGGCCCCGATCTACGTGGACGGAAAAGGGGGCGCGATCCGGCAGCCGGAGGGGACGGCGTGCCGCGGTAATTCCCTCGTGATTGCGGACACCGGCAACGGGCGCCTTCTGCGGTACACGCTGGCGGGCGAGACGTGGACCCCCGGCGGCGTCATCGCGGTCCCGCAGCTGCCGTCCCCGATCCGGGTGGAGATGAATTCCAGGGGCGAGATCCTCGCCCTCGACGGCAGCACGCGCAGGATCGTGCGCATATCCCCTGCCGGGGAATTCGTCGGGTACGTCGCTCCCGCGGGAGATGTGAAGGGGGCGGTTGTCCCGAGGTCCCTGCGGGTGGACAAGGACGACAATCTGTACCTTCTGGAAGTCTCCTCCGCCCGGGTCCTCGTGCTGGACCCGGTCGGAAAACCGATCCGGGAGATCCCTTTTCCGAGGGACCACCGATTCATGTCGGATCTTGCGCTCGACGACGCCGGGAACATCTACCTTGCGGACAGTGTGGGAAAGCGCGTGTACAGGGTCGCGAAAGGGGCCGCCGAGGCGACTCCATTGACGGAAAGCCTGCACGAGGAGGCGTATTTTCCCGCATCCATCGCGACGGACAAGGGCGGGAGGATCTACCTGGTCGACCAGAACGGTTCAGGGGTCGTCATCCTGGGGCCGGACGGGTCCTTCCGCGGGCGGCGGCTGAGCATGGGGTGGAAGGAGGGATTCCTCCGATACCCGGCTCAGATGTGCGTCACGGAAAACGGGGCCGCGTTCATCGCGGACAGGGGGAACAACCGGATCGACGGGTTCCTGATCACGGAATGACCCGGGCGGCTTTCTTCGCTTGATCCCTTTCCTGTATCTCCTGTTCTTCCTGTCCGGCGCCGCAGCCCTGGCTTACCAGGTGGTGTGGGTGCGCTCTCTGCAGCTCGTTTTCGGCGGGTCCCATTACGCCGTCACGGCTGTCCTTTCCGTGTTCATGGCGGGGCTGGCCCTCGGCAGCTACGTCTTCGGCAAACGCGTGGAAACGGTACGCAGCGCGCTGCGCGTTTACGGACTGCTGGAGATCGGCATCGCCGTCTTCGCCATCGTCTTCCTTCTCTTTGCCGCGGCGTACCCGCATCTGTACGTTCCCCTCGCCCGCATCGCGGGGGAGAACACGGCGGCACTGTCGATTTTCCGTGTGCTATTCGCCGTGGTCGCGATGATCGTCCCCACAACGTTGATGGGGGGCACCCTGCCCGTGCTGACGAGGTTCGCATCGGAGAGGGCCGGGAGCGGCAGGGAGCACGTCTCCTTCCTTTATGGGTTCAACACGCTGGGAGCCGTGGCGGGGACCCTGCTCGCCGGTTTCGTCCTCCTCCCGGCCTTCGGGGTGACCGGCACCTCGGCGATCGCGGTCCTCACGAACGCGGCCATCGGGCTGGCGTCCGTCGTGCTTTCCCGGCGTTCGCCGGATCGCAGGCCCTCTTCTGCCACCGGGGAAAAAGGGGGCCTGCCAGCGGATGCCGGCGACGGCTTCCCGCGGTTATCCGCCCGGCTGATCCTCTGGGGGATCGGGATCAGCGGTTTCTGCGCGCTCGGCTACGAAGTCCTCTGGACCCGCGTCCTGTCGATGGTCGTAGGAGCCAGCGTCTACAGCTTCACCGTCATGCTGGTGTCCTTTCTCACGGGCATCGCTCTCGGCGCCAAAGCGTTCGGCCTGCTGGCCCGGGGTATGCCGGGGGCATGCGGGACGCCGGGGAGGGCCATGACGCTCTTCGGAGCCGTCCAGGTCCTGATCGGGCTCGCGGCGCTCGTGGTCACGTACTTCATCCGCGACCTTCCTTCCCACGCGATCCGCATCCAGAACTTCCTGCTGGGCACCGGGATCAGCGAGTTCCAGGTCCGCCAGG is a window encoding:
- a CDS encoding cytochrome c3 family protein; translation: MTTILRKRTLLLLGIILALAGAIWFAARGSSFAQPRKFERKGCLDCHKKFSEKYLPMKALHPGMKEGKCEDCHLRHGIVPKLLLKKDGNELCYSCHSKEKLGLNQPKVHTVLKTGKCASCHNPHGSQGSHLLKAEGPEACYQCHKKETYQKKVVHAVLQKDGCRVCHAPHSSSQADLLVKAKTPLCLSCHDPGKGSFKKAHGNYPVESKTCTGCHDPHSSSKEKLLMTSAHAPVAEKGCDSCHPAPDSKTPFSTTEKGGKLCLQCHDEAGLKGGGTVLHAPFKGGECLSCHDPHASTNTDLLSRGGNALCLECHSEQGKMVAKEHAALTKGKGCLSCHKPHAAAVKGLLAAKDADLCYTCHAKVKGSLKAKRQHPPFSEGDCSSCHNPHGSDLPGILKDREDKVCYTCHADAASGFVKKSIHQPVLSGNCSACHDAHGADGGKILKKSGAALCAECHKDLMKETPGSIVHDPFKGGECRSCHDSHASDFGGMLVAKQDKVCSECHSELKEGLKGGKSRHEPVSTGECTKCHNPHQAKLKGLLLVQGPDLCLSCHKGLKEKMQKEKTHSPVGRDCLRCHGPHFTAQGNLLSKPALALCSECHNVKDAAFGKAHLDIDPAAMNCTGCHTPHASKDPKFFKEKVHAPFAGRSCEDCHLPAKR
- a CDS encoding cytochrome c3 family protein: MTLRTKTSLVLVAIVSMAAISSAHAQDKFRLKPGAKGKVCLECHDAFKEKMKQPFVHTPVKAGDCSDCHNPHTSDHGKLLAGNPNRICFSCHDGIVPANARSAHKVAVEGDCAKCHDPHASKNRNNLLAAGNQLCFGCHQDIAKRVAGAKFKHNPVDKGCLSCHSPHASASTPALLKTAVPGICVACHKPDVPAFGKAHAGYPVAKSDCSSCHDPHGSDSRGILWGKPHQPVANKMCGQCHPDASSPDALKTRKAGLDLCRGCHNDTMNEIQGKKRIHWPLVDKEACRNCHRPHASPEKALLKEPEKKLCAECHQDTMTQLARSANKHKPAADGKCTVCHRPHSSNLVFLLDNTSQINLCGTCHDWQKHSSHPIGEKAVDQRNRNLTMDCISCHAPHGSDQKRFAWYDVKMELCVQCHEQFKR
- a CDS encoding NHL repeat-containing protein, whose protein sequence is MRIDIGKLLFATSLIAAATGLHAAETVKFRQTAPIYVDGKGGAIRQPEGTACRGNSLVIADTGNGRLLRYTLAGETWTPGGVIAVPQLPSPIRVEMNSRGEILALDGSTRRIVRISPAGEFVGYVAPAGDVKGAVVPRSLRVDKDDNLYLLEVSSARVLVLDPVGKPIREIPFPRDHRFMSDLALDDAGNIYLADSVGKRVYRVAKGAAEATPLTESLHEEAYFPASIATDKGGRIYLVDQNGSGVVILGPDGSFRGRRLSMGWKEGFLRYPAQMCVTENGAAFIADRGNNRIDGFLITE